In Methanosarcina barkeri MS, a single window of DNA contains:
- a CDS encoding caspase family protein — translation MTGKRVGFVIGNNYPNSNKELRFAVADVLAMKEVLLNKDICGFDEVEESIDDTFVDARIKIEKILKNANLDGYYPGGGNFGLDFRLLRKL, via the coding sequence ATGACTGGCAAAAGAGTCGGGTTTGTTATTGGAAACAATTATCCAAATTCCAATAAAGAATTGAGATTTGCAGTAGCTGATGTTCTCGCAATGAAGGAGGTTCTTCTGAATAAAGATATTTGTGGGTTTGATGAAGTTGAAGAATCAATAGATGATACCTTTGTAGACGCAAGGATTAAAATTGAAAAAATACTGAAAAATGCAAACCTTGACGGATACTACCCTGGGGGTGGTAACTTCGGTTTGGATTTTCGCCTTTTGAGAAAATTGTAA
- the rqcH gene encoding ribosome rescue protein RqcH has protein sequence MKQDMSSADVAAVVAELSAGPKSIIDAKIGKIYQPTNEEIRINLYVFHQGRDNLVIEAGKRIHLSKYLRASPTLPQAFPMLLRKYLMGGRIVYVEQHDFDRIVKIGVERAGVHSNLIVELFAPGNILIVDSENRIILPMNPVTMKDRRLRSGEIYELPEAQISPLKVKDSDLLKEFSRSTSDIVRTVATRFNLGGVLAEEVCARAGIDKSKPSKEATEEDASMICNAMHDLFSPLLRIGAGDKGHTEAETETELKSDIESKPETELKPKTELKPETELKLEAGVEGEAPKLRPQHVKKEINGKLETFDVLPFDLIRYSGFEKEYFDSFNTALDEFFGKKALEQIEEVKAAQKKEKALGVYERRLLQQEGSIKKFEKEIEKNNTLAETVYANYQGIEELLSVLNSARSKGYSWDEIRSILKQAKKTVPAAQKITNIDPRAGTVTVNLDGKSINIDIRKTVPQNAQEYYEKVKKFSKKRDGALKAIEDTRKAMEKKSVAKAAKAGRKLHASRKKHWYDRFRWFVSSDGFFVVGGRDADTNEDIFKKYLEKRDLVFHTQTPGAPLTVIKTGGEEVPESTLQEAAQFAVSYSSLWKAGHFSGDCYWVKAEQVSKTPESGEYVKKGAFIIRGERNYFKDIPLGIAVGLELKGETRVIGGPVSAVRKHGDYILEVVPGAFNQNDISKKIYRIYADELNDPRFVKQIASPDQIAMMVPPGESDLKSQKPKRKGERIEGEGEEHEDPEVENEPEDNEEEIDKEFGQNFEKGTEEEFKEKLAGEISEMNARNGTEEEIEMHGGKNA, from the coding sequence ATGAAGCAGGATATGTCAAGTGCCGACGTTGCTGCAGTTGTTGCCGAGCTGTCAGCAGGTCCAAAATCCATTATTGATGCGAAGATCGGGAAGATCTATCAGCCCACGAACGAGGAGATTCGCATCAACCTTTACGTTTTTCACCAGGGCAGGGACAACCTGGTTATTGAGGCCGGGAAGCGTATTCATCTAAGCAAATACCTCAGGGCAAGCCCGACGCTTCCCCAGGCTTTTCCAATGCTGCTTAGAAAATACCTGATGGGAGGCAGGATTGTATATGTGGAGCAGCACGACTTTGACAGGATCGTGAAAATTGGGGTTGAGAGAGCTGGAGTCCACAGTAATCTTATTGTGGAGCTTTTCGCCCCTGGGAATATACTTATTGTCGATTCGGAAAACAGGATTATTCTGCCTATGAATCCTGTAACAATGAAGGATAGGCGGCTTCGGAGTGGAGAAATTTACGAACTGCCTGAGGCACAGATAAGTCCTCTCAAGGTAAAGGATTCTGACCTTCTAAAGGAGTTTTCCAGATCTACGTCTGATATCGTCAGGACGGTTGCCACAAGGTTCAATCTGGGAGGAGTTCTGGCAGAAGAAGTCTGTGCCAGGGCAGGAATTGATAAATCAAAGCCTTCAAAGGAGGCAACTGAAGAAGACGCCTCCATGATCTGTAATGCAATGCACGATCTCTTTTCTCCGCTTTTGAGGATAGGAGCCGGAGATAAAGGCCACACAGAAGCTGAAACTGAAACTGAACTTAAATCCGATATCGAGTCTAAGCCAGAAACCGAACTTAAACCCAAAACCGAACTTAAACCCGAAACCGAACTTAAACTCGAAGCCGGGGTTGAAGGTGAGGCTCCTAAGCTCAGGCCTCAGCATGTGAAAAAGGAAATCAACGGAAAGCTGGAAACTTTCGACGTACTTCCTTTTGACCTTATTCGCTATTCAGGATTTGAAAAAGAGTATTTTGATTCTTTTAACACGGCACTTGATGAATTTTTTGGGAAAAAGGCACTTGAACAGATCGAAGAGGTAAAAGCAGCTCAGAAAAAGGAAAAAGCACTTGGCGTTTATGAACGGCGGCTTCTTCAACAGGAAGGGAGCATTAAAAAGTTCGAAAAAGAAATCGAGAAAAATAATACTCTTGCTGAGACAGTCTATGCAAACTACCAGGGTATCGAAGAGCTTCTTTCCGTGCTCAACAGCGCAAGGTCAAAGGGGTATTCCTGGGACGAGATCCGCTCAATTCTGAAGCAGGCTAAAAAGACCGTGCCTGCTGCGCAAAAGATTACAAATATTGACCCCCGGGCAGGAACTGTAACTGTAAACCTGGACGGGAAGAGTATTAACATTGACATCCGTAAGACAGTGCCGCAGAATGCTCAGGAGTATTATGAAAAGGTCAAGAAATTTAGCAAAAAAAGAGATGGAGCTCTCAAAGCTATCGAAGATACCAGGAAGGCTATGGAGAAAAAATCCGTGGCAAAGGCTGCAAAGGCAGGAAGAAAGCTTCATGCGTCCCGGAAAAAACACTGGTATGACAGGTTCAGGTGGTTTGTATCCTCGGATGGCTTCTTTGTTGTGGGAGGCAGGGATGCAGACACCAACGAAGATATTTTTAAGAAATACCTGGAAAAGAGAGACCTTGTTTTCCATACCCAAACTCCGGGAGCTCCTCTCACAGTTATCAAGACTGGCGGAGAAGAGGTTCCAGAATCTACCTTGCAGGAAGCGGCACAGTTTGCTGTTTCTTATTCCAGCCTCTGGAAGGCAGGGCATTTCAGTGGGGACTGCTACTGGGTCAAAGCCGAGCAGGTCAGCAAAACTCCAGAATCAGGAGAATATGTGAAAAAAGGAGCTTTTATCATCCGCGGGGAACGCAATTACTTTAAGGATATTCCTCTCGGCATTGCAGTCGGGCTTGAGCTCAAAGGCGAGACGAGAGTTATAGGCGGGCCTGTTTCTGCTGTCCGGAAACATGGGGATTATATCCTCGAAGTCGTCCCCGGGGCTTTTAATCAGAATGACATCTCTAAAAAGATCTACAGGATTTATGCCGACGAACTCAATGATCCCCGCTTTGTAAAGCAGATTGCCTCTCCTGACCAGATCGCTATGATGGTCCCACCCGGAGAATCGGACTTAAAGAGCCAGAAGCCGAAAAGGAAGGGAGAAAGGATTGAGGGTGAGGGCGAGGAACATGAGGATCCGGAAGTCGAGAACGAACCTGAAGATAACGAAGAAGAAATTGATAAGGAATTCGGACAAAACTTCGAAAAGGGAACTGAAGAAGAATTCAAGGAAAAACTCGCTGGAGAAATCTCAGAAATGAATGCCAGGAACGGAACTGAAGAGGAAATTGAAATGCATGGAGGGAAAAATGCATGA